A genomic stretch from Alteribacter keqinensis includes:
- a CDS encoding cell wall hydrolase: protein MAVINASESDVALLARLLRAEAEGEGEIGMMKAGSVMVNRVRVRCLDFEDINTVERMVYQSPGGFEATQKGYFYQRARERDKRLARRLIQGERTGIAEHALWFFRPPGDCPPQWWGQPNTGRFKLHCFYRPEYVDCKEVYDVY, encoded by the coding sequence ATGGCAGTGATCAATGCATCGGAGAGCGATGTGGCACTCCTCGCCCGGCTGTTAAGGGCTGAAGCTGAAGGGGAAGGCGAAATTGGCATGATGAAAGCCGGAAGCGTCATGGTCAACCGGGTAAGAGTACGGTGTCTGGATTTTGAGGATATAAATACAGTTGAGCGAATGGTTTATCAGTCTCCCGGCGGATTTGAAGCGACTCAAAAGGGGTATTTCTACCAGCGGGCAAGAGAACGGGATAAGCGCCTTGCACGCCGGCTCATTCAGGGCGAACGAACAGGAATTGCCGAGCACGCCTTATGGTTTTTCCGGCCGCCCGGTGACTGTCCTCCGCAGTGGTGGGGCCAGCCGAACACAGGCCGTTTCAAACTTCATTGCTTTTACCGGCCGGAATACGTTGATTGTAAAGAAGTATATGATGTCTATTAA
- the gerQ gene encoding spore coat protein GerQ: MYQQYPQFGQNAFRAPGQGMGFNQQNGMNGMNGNGQQQFLPGTPEPPQPAFAGGQQQQQSGGPFGISAQMPGMLPIEQSYIENILRLNRGKIGTFYMTYELNEKWNAKIFKGVIEAAGRDHIIISDPQTDKRFLLLMVNLDYVTFDEPLEYDYPFDNGPDLATFAPR, translated from the coding sequence ATGTATCAACAGTACCCACAATTTGGTCAAAATGCGTTCCGGGCTCCGGGTCAGGGAATGGGCTTTAATCAGCAAAACGGAATGAATGGCATGAACGGAAACGGTCAGCAGCAGTTTCTCCCGGGCACACCGGAACCTCCTCAGCCTGCATTTGCCGGCGGTCAGCAACAGCAACAGTCAGGCGGACCATTCGGCATATCAGCGCAAATGCCCGGCATGCTTCCGATTGAACAGTCCTACATTGAGAATATCCTCCGTTTAAACCGTGGAAAAATCGGTACGTTTTACATGACATATGAGTTAAACGAGAAGTGGAATGCGAAGATTTTTAAAGGGGTTATTGAAGCTGCGGGGCGTGACCACATTATTATCAGTGACCCGCAGACTGACAAACGCTTCCTGCTTCTGATGGTCAACCTTGATTACGTGACGTTCGATGAGCCTCTTGAGTACGATTATCCGTTTGACAACGGGCCGGACCTGGCGACATTTGCTCCGAGATAG
- a CDS encoding DUF423 domain-containing protein: MKLFLLLGSISSFLFVALGAFGAHALKDKLEATGYMKTFETGVQYHMIHALAIIAVAILTKHLSSTGLLHGAGWAFFIGIILFSGSLYVMSLTGIRVLGAITPIGGVAFLVGWTLIFIAALNHSG, translated from the coding sequence ATGAAGTTATTTTTACTGCTCGGAAGTATCAGCTCGTTTTTGTTTGTAGCGCTTGGGGCTTTTGGTGCCCATGCCTTAAAAGATAAGCTTGAGGCTACGGGCTATATGAAGACATTTGAAACAGGTGTTCAATATCATATGATCCATGCACTGGCGATTATCGCAGTGGCGATTCTGACGAAACACTTGTCTTCTACAGGACTTCTTCACGGTGCGGGATGGGCCTTCTTTATCGGGATCATTCTTTTTTCCGGAAGCTTGTACGTCATGAGTCTAACCGGTATCCGCGTACTGGGCGCCATTACCCCGATCGGCGGCGTTGCATTTCTGGTAGGATGGACACTGATTTTTATCGCAGCTTTAAATCATTCAGGATAA